A portion of the Celeribacter baekdonensis genome contains these proteins:
- a CDS encoding putative bifunctional diguanylate cyclase/phosphodiesterase, with translation MMRDIAAKLHRLRDALMGPQTLAFLPAICLGAYWFGGETALVISALFIPALFAAIGALPSLALSFSPDPTKARDGLTGLPMRPAVIDALDQILDSRDVTGRTTACLAVDLDDYRALEASLGTAAADDMLKTAADRLVGTLREHDVVARLDGARFAISLAPVRRADLETLIQLASRLQAALSEPYTLNATKLYATCSIGFCMPNRAPACSGQAFLDAAEVALSDARHNGPGSIRAFTPSLKPKTLDRGTIIADVGEALENGQIVPWFQPQISTDTGEVSGMEALARWHHPEKGVISPGDFISAIDELGLNERLSEVILYHALMSLKTWDKAGFHVASVAVNFSPSDLANPKLVDKIRWELDRFDLEPSRLSVEILESVIASSDNDTITRNIWALKEMGCGIDLDDYGTGHASIANIRRFAVKRIKIDRSYVTRCDLDRDQQNMLAAILTMAERLELETLAEGVETVGEHAMLAQLGCGHVQGFSISRPMAFEKTLEWMDVHKRKLAETPRIGKRAS, from the coding sequence ATGATGCGCGACATCGCCGCCAAGCTTCATCGCCTGCGCGATGCCCTGATGGGGCCTCAAACTCTGGCTTTCCTACCAGCCATTTGCCTCGGCGCATATTGGTTTGGCGGGGAAACCGCTTTAGTAATCTCAGCCCTTTTCATTCCCGCACTTTTTGCGGCAATCGGGGCGCTTCCATCGCTTGCTTTGTCTTTCTCCCCCGACCCAACGAAGGCACGCGATGGCTTGACCGGGTTGCCGATGCGCCCCGCTGTCATTGATGCCTTGGATCAAATTTTAGACAGCCGGGATGTGACTGGCCGAACCACGGCCTGTTTGGCCGTCGACCTTGACGATTATCGCGCTTTGGAAGCCAGTTTAGGAACTGCCGCCGCCGACGACATGCTCAAAACCGCCGCCGATCGCTTGGTCGGCACGCTGCGCGAACATGATGTTGTGGCGCGGCTGGACGGCGCGCGCTTCGCCATTAGCCTCGCCCCAGTACGGCGTGCCGATCTTGAAACCCTGATTCAATTGGCCTCCCGGCTTCAGGCCGCGCTGTCTGAGCCCTACACGCTCAATGCAACCAAGCTCTATGCGACCTGTTCAATTGGATTTTGCATGCCAAACCGTGCCCCAGCCTGTTCGGGGCAGGCGTTTTTGGATGCCGCCGAAGTCGCTCTGTCAGACGCGCGGCACAACGGACCTGGCTCGATTCGCGCCTTCACCCCCTCGCTCAAACCCAAAACACTTGATCGCGGCACCATCATTGCCGATGTCGGTGAAGCTTTGGAAAACGGTCAAATCGTCCCATGGTTTCAGCCCCAAATCTCAACGGACACAGGCGAAGTCTCCGGCATGGAAGCTCTTGCACGTTGGCATCACCCGGAAAAGGGCGTCATCTCCCCCGGCGACTTCATCTCGGCCATTGATGAGCTGGGCCTGAATGAGCGATTGAGCGAGGTTATCCTGTACCACGCCCTCATGTCTCTGAAAACATGGGACAAGGCTGGATTTCACGTGGCCTCTGTTGCGGTTAACTTCTCGCCATCAGATCTCGCGAACCCAAAACTGGTGGACAAGATCCGTTGGGAGCTTGATCGGTTTGACCTTGAGCCGTCCCGGTTGAGCGTTGAAATTTTGGAAAGTGTCATCGCCTCCTCCGACAATGACACCATCACGCGTAATATCTGGGCTCTGAAGGAAATGGGCTGCGGCATTGACCTTGACGATTATGGCACGGGCCATGCCTCCATCGCCAATATCCGGCGCTTTGCCGTCAAACGGATCAAAATTGATCGCTCCTATGTCACGCGCTGCGATCTTGATCGAGATCAGCAAAATATGCTCGCCGCCATTCTGACAATGGCCGAACGCCTTGAATTGGAAACACTTGCAGAGGGGGTTGAGACTGTTGGCGAACATGCCATGCTGGCGCAACTTGGCTGCGGTCATGTGCAGGGTTTCTCCATTTCAAGACCGATGGCTTTTGAAAAAACGCTCGAATGGATGGACGTTCATAAACGCAAATTGGCCGAAACACCCCGGATTGGAAAACGCGCCAGTTGA
- the yidC gene encoding membrane protein insertase YidC, whose translation MDDQNKNLILAVVLSGAVLLGWQIFFPAPQPVVDPNAPAVTTVDQAGAGSVALTPPSADASVEMTGENSATAQQVPDAPRITIETPRLEGSISLVGGRIDDLSLRDYKVALDSDEIVTLLRPVGSESPYYALYGWAPGGALETTDVPGANTTWSVESGNILSLDAPVTLAWDNGKGLVFHRNIAIDENYMFTVTQSVQNNSATPARMAANNEVVKIGKPEDLTRLLVHEGAIRQSGKELKEISFKSSMLKTKFTELDADPRWGQHAEVVDVEKDGWVGFTDHYWMTVLIPNSSDPFTSVVSYQESADVYRTVARYPTVELAPGQSVEITSRLFSGAKEWETIRSYETEDGVYKFSDSTDWGLFFFFTKPIFRILHALHGLIGNMGWSIVLLTLILKGIMFPLAYKSYVSMARMKELQPEMEKLKASAGDDKEKLQHGMMELYKTNKVNPASGCLPLILQIPVFFSLYKVIIVTTELRQAPWIGWIKDLSAPDPSSILNLFGLLPFAAPEAGTTFAIVSLGILPIILGISMWLQQKLNPAPTDASQAMIMAWMPWVFMFMLGNFASGLVLYWICNNTITFTQQYLIMRSHGHKPDVLGNVLRSLRLKKKETTS comes from the coding sequence ATGGACGATCAAAACAAGAACCTGATTCTTGCCGTAGTGTTGAGCGGCGCTGTCTTGCTTGGCTGGCAGATTTTCTTTCCAGCTCCCCAACCTGTTGTAGACCCCAACGCCCCAGCGGTGACGACGGTTGATCAGGCTGGCGCAGGGTCTGTCGCTCTGACGCCGCCAAGCGCAGACGCAAGCGTCGAGATGACAGGTGAGAACAGCGCAACGGCACAGCAAGTTCCAGATGCGCCAAGGATCACTATCGAAACGCCCCGACTGGAAGGGTCCATTTCGCTCGTCGGCGGGCGGATCGACGATCTCTCCCTCAGAGACTACAAAGTCGCGCTCGACAGTGACGAGATTGTCACCTTGCTCCGCCCTGTCGGCAGTGAAAGCCCTTATTACGCTCTGTATGGCTGGGCGCCGGGTGGCGCTTTGGAAACCACGGATGTGCCAGGTGCAAACACCACTTGGTCCGTGGAGAGCGGCAACATTTTGTCTTTGGATGCCCCTGTCACGCTGGCCTGGGACAACGGCAAGGGTCTGGTGTTCCACCGGAACATCGCAATTGACGAGAACTACATGTTCACCGTCACGCAGTCCGTGCAAAACAACAGCGCCACTCCGGCCCGCATGGCAGCCAACAACGAAGTTGTGAAAATTGGCAAGCCCGAAGACCTGACCCGGTTGCTCGTCCATGAAGGCGCAATCCGTCAGTCCGGCAAAGAACTCAAAGAAATCAGCTTTAAAAGCTCGATGCTTAAAACCAAATTCACCGAACTGGATGCGGACCCGCGTTGGGGTCAGCACGCCGAAGTCGTGGATGTCGAAAAAGACGGTTGGGTCGGCTTCACCGATCACTACTGGATGACCGTTTTGATCCCGAATTCCAGCGATCCGTTCACCTCGGTTGTGTCCTATCAGGAAAGCGCCGACGTCTATCGGACGGTTGCGCGCTACCCGACGGTTGAACTCGCGCCGGGCCAATCTGTTGAAATCACCTCGCGACTGTTCTCTGGTGCGAAAGAATGGGAAACCATTCGCAGCTATGAGACCGAAGATGGGGTCTATAAGTTCAGCGACTCGACCGATTGGGGCCTGTTCTTCTTCTTCACCAAGCCGATTTTCCGCATTCTTCATGCGCTGCATGGCCTGATTGGCAACATGGGCTGGTCGATCGTGCTTTTGACGCTGATTCTCAAAGGCATCATGTTCCCGCTGGCCTATAAATCCTACGTCTCCATGGCACGGATGAAAGAGCTTCAGCCGGAGATGGAAAAACTCAAAGCCTCCGCTGGCGACGACAAAGAAAAACTCCAGCACGGCATGATGGAGCTCTACAAAACCAACAAGGTGAACCCGGCCTCTGGCTGTTTGCCGTTGATCTTGCAGATTCCCGTATTTTTCTCACTCTACAAGGTGATCATCGTCACCACCGAATTGCGTCAAGCGCCGTGGATCGGTTGGATCAAAGACCTGTCTGCACCGGACCCAAGCTCGATTCTGAACCTCTTCGGCCTTCTGCCGTTTGCAGCCCCCGAAGCCGGAACCACCTTTGCCATTGTCTCCCTTGGGATTTTGCCGATCATCCTCGGCATCTCGATGTGGCTGCAACAGAAGCTGAACCCAGCTCCCACAGACGCCTCGCAGGCGATGATCATGGCATGGATGCCTTGGGTGTTCATGTTCATGCTCGGCAACTTCGCCTCCGGTCTGGTGCTCTACTGGATTTGCAACAACACCATCACCTTCACGCAGCAGTATCTCATCATGCGCAGCCACGGGCACAAACCCGATGTTCTGGGCAATGTGTTACGCTCGCTGCGGCTTAAGAAAAAGGAGACGACGTCCTGA